A stretch of Cydia splendana chromosome 7, ilCydSple1.2, whole genome shotgun sequence DNA encodes these proteins:
- the LOC134792378 gene encoding alanine--glyoxylate aminotransferase 2-like: MAYLQSMPKSETIKLRERHIGAACQLFFRSSPLKIVRGIAQFMYDEQGERYLDCINNVAHVGHCHPHVVEAGRNQMSLISTNNRYLHDELVILAERIVKTLPEPLSVCFFVNSGSEANDLAMRLAKVHTNKKDVITLDHAYHGHLTSMIDVSPYKLNLPGGPEKPDWVHVAPVPDTYRGKYTCPQDSCSEEELGHLYAEDVRNLCDTATKQHGGVCAFIAESLQSCGGQIIPPHGYLQKVYEHVRQAGGVCIADEVQVGFGRVGTHMWAFETQDVVPDIVTMGKPMGNGHPVAAVVTTPEIAKSFADTGVEYFNTYGGNPVSCAIANAVLDVIEDEHLMERADRVGNHLLERCADLKLKHRLVGDVRGRGLFVGVELVTDRDTRTPATAEAKHIVNRMREEKILISRDGPDANVLKFKPPMVFTIKDADRLVDTLDRVLGELDAELPVTSIKLEVSVTPLTNMESNNDLIISSLKPAVKSI; the protein is encoded by the exons ATGGCTTACCTTCAGTCGATGCCCAAATCTGAGACCATTAAACTACGTGAAAGACACATCGG AGCCGCCTGTCAGCTGTTTTTCCGTTCATCTCCCCTGAAGATAGTGCGAGGCATTGCTCAGTTCATGTACGATGAACAAGGCGAGAGATATCTCGACTGCATCAATAACGTTGCACACG tcGGACATTGCCATCCCCACGTGGTGGAAGCCGGCAGGAACCAGATGTCTCTCATCTCCACCAACAACCGCTACCTCCATGATGAGCTCGTGATTCTCGCTGAACGCATCGTCAAGACCCTGCCCGAGCCCCTCTCGGTCTGCTTCTTCGTCAACTCGGGCTCTGAGGCCAACGATCTCGCCATGCGGCTCGCAAAAGTGCACACCAACAAAAAAGACGTGATCACACTTGACCA TGCTTATCATGGGCACCTCACGTCTATGATTGATGTGTCGCCCTACAAACTGAACCTTCCCGGTGGGCCCGAGAAACCAGATTGGGTTCACGTG GCACCGGTACCCGACACATACAGGGGCAAATACACGTGCCCTCAAGACTCGTGTTCGGAAGAGGAGTTGGGTCACCTGTACGCTGAAGACGTGAGGAACCTGTGTGACACAGCCACGAAGCAACATGGCGGCGTGTGTGCGTTCATAGCCGAGAGCTTGCAGAGCTGCGGGGGGCAGATCATCCCGCCGCATGGATACTTGCAGAAGGTTTACGA GCACGTACGGCAAGCGGGCGGCGTATGCATCGCCGACGAGGTGCAAGTCGGGTTCGGCCGTGTCGGCACTCACATGTGGGCCTTCGAGACCCAGGACGTGGTACCCGATATCGTGACCATGGGGAAACCGATGGGTAACGGACACCCAGTGGCTGCGGTGGTGACCACGCCGGAGATTGCGAAGAGCTTCGCGGATACGGGCGTGGAGTATTTTAATACG TACGGCGGTAATCCTGTATCCTGCGCCATAGCAAACGCCGTGCTAGATGTCATCGAAGACGAACATCTAATGGAGCGCGCCGACAGGGTTGGCAACCACTTGCTGGAGCGCTGCGCGGACCTCAAGCTGAAGCATAGACTAGTTGGCGACGTGCGAGGGAGAGGCCTGTTCGTGGGCGTTGAGCTGGTGACGGATAGGGACACAAGAACACCGGCCACGGCGGAAGCAAAACACATTGTTAACAG AATGCGAGAAGAAAAAATCCTCATCAGTCGCGACGGGCCCGACGCCAACGTCCTAAAGTTCAAACCACCCATGGTGTTCACCATCAAGGACGCCGACAGGCTGGTCGACACGCTGGACAGGGTGCTGGGAGAGCTGGACGCCGAGCTGCCGGTCACCAGTATTAAACTTGAG GTTTCGGTCACTCCTCTCACCAATATGGAGTCCAACAACGACTTGATCATAAGCAGTTTAAAACCTGCTGTTAAAAGTATATAA